A genome region from Schistocerca nitens isolate TAMUIC-IGC-003100 chromosome 4, iqSchNite1.1, whole genome shotgun sequence includes the following:
- the LOC126252075 gene encoding acyl-coenzyme A diphosphatase FITM2-like, with protein MATRRRPLHQNAGSRLNFRPQESYSFEARGRKPLPEPSSICNVLLMMVLHVCRKTLFVDTSIKVAVYGGCLFLLSLIADILPFPRSYFSSSANVFNVYFVKLGWGWTLLVAFPFLILTSYTYCCGKRELVLKHLMRLGISTCCWFFWVNTFSYIESNYGRCNPKKHSSKSVCLGAGGSWYGFDLSGHAFILIYSNLVLIEEARAIIGWEGIRDLIRNEEHARSNSDASVSNSPLRLLTEVEFLRLKESYQKFTPYIRSLFIGMTTLSVLWDVMLVSTILYYHIMIEKFISGAIAILMWFVTYRYLYTLMRNLPGEGLFKYRDLNVNRSVPLNKRSSTTNVKNDIPRFMGMPLYAARNVEEESQQNEDQSSSVKTQL; from the coding sequence ATGGCAACGAGAAGGCGCCCGTTGCACCAAAATGCAGGGTCGAGACTTAACTTCAGGCCTCAGGAAAGTTATTCCTTCGAAGCGAGGGGAAGGAAGCCTCTACCAGAGCCGTCGTCGATATGCAACGTCCTACTGATGATGGTGCTTCATGTTTGCAGGAAGACTTTGTTTGTTGATACAAGCATTAAGGTGGCTGTGTATGGTGGTTGTTTATTTCTACTTTCACTCATAGCAGATATATTACCTTTTCCACGCTCATACTTTTCGAGTTCTGCGAATGTGTTTAATGTTTATTTCGTGAAACTCGGTTGGGGATGGACGCTCCTCGTAGCATTTCCATTTCTCATTTTGACAAGTTACACTTATTGCTGTGGTAAGCGAGAGCTTGTCCTGAAACACTTAATGAGACTTGGTATATCCACGTGCTGTTGGTTTTTCTGGGTTAATACTTTCAGTTACATAGAATCAAATTATGGAAGGTGCAATCCAAAGAAACACAGCTCGAAATCAGTATGCCTGGGAGCTGGTGGAAGTTGGTATGGGTTTGACTTATCAGGGCATGCATTTATATTGATTTATAGCAATCTCGTGTTGATTGAAGAAGCGAGAGCTATAATCGGATGGGAAGGAATACGCGACTTGATTCGGAATGAAGAACATGCAAGAAGCAacagtgatgcgtctgtcagcaataGCCCATTAAGATTGCTGACAGAAGTTGAGTTCCTGCGTttgaaagagtcataccaaaaaTTTACGCCCTATATACGTTCCTTATTTATTGGAATGACTACCTTAAGTGTCTTGTGGGATGTTATGTTAGTGAGCACAATTCTTTATTATCATATAATGATTGAAAAGTTTATCAGCGGTGCTATAGCAATTCTTATGTGGTTTGTGACCTATAGGTATTTATATACTTTAATGCGCAACTTACCTGGTGAAGGACTGTTTAAATACAGAGATTTAAATGTAAACAGAAGTGTTCCATTAAACAaaagatcatcaacaacaaatGTGAAAAATGATATACCCAGGTTTATGGGGATGCCTTTATATGCAGCAAGAAATGTAGAGGaagaaagtcaacaaaatgaagatcAGTCTTCATCTGTGAAAACTCAGCTCTGA